Proteins found in one Populus alba chromosome 14, ASM523922v2, whole genome shotgun sequence genomic segment:
- the LOC118031299 gene encoding RNA-binding protein 1, with protein MTDGYWNRQQPSNVPSSGMLKRPRSDYDMPSSYEMQNYYPRDVDDDRTRYETVKDSKTIGSAYDRYLQNAQAPTFASREASALGGAGFGRGIGGGMSGLPIADSAVMTRPRSAGLDLASNGRDVGFVRQRTEDRIARSDREMAHLPPDASNTLYVEGFPPDCSRREVAHIFRPFVGYKEVRLVSKEARQRGGDPIILCFVDFVNPECAATAMSALQGYKVDEHDPDSRYLRLQFSRHPGPRSGPISRGRR; from the exons CAATGTCCCTTCCAGCGGCATGCTAAAACGACCTCGTTCCGACTACG ATATGCCttcaagctatgagatgcagaACTATTATCCGCGAGATGTTGATGATGATCGCACTAGGTATGAAACTGTCAAGGACAGTAAGACTATAGGATCAGCATATGATCGCTACCTTCAGAATGCG CAAGCTCCTACTTTTGCTTCTAGAGAAGCCAGTGCATTGGGAGGAGCTGGGTTTGGAAGGGGTATTGGTGGTGGAATGAGCGGTCTTCCGATAGCTGATTCTGCTGTAATGACTCGCCCTCGGTCTGCTGGTCTAGACCTGGCATCGAATGGTAGAGATGTTGGTTTTGTTCGTCAGCGAACAGAGGATAGAATTGCTAGGTCAGATCGTGAAATGGCACATCTACCTCCAGATGCTTCCAACACTTTATATGTTGAAGGATTTCCTCCTGACTGCTCAAGGAGGGAAGTAGCTC ATATATTTCGACCTTTTGTGGGATATAAAGAAGTTAGACTTGTGAGCAAAGAAGCTAGACAA CGTGGTGGAGATCCTATCATCCTTTGTTTTGTCGATTTTGTAAATCCAGAATGTGCAGCAACTGCGATGAGTGCCTTGcaag GTTATAAAGTTGATGAACATGATCCTGATTCTAGGTATTTGAGGCTGCAGTTTTCTCGACACCCAGGCCCAAGATCTGGCCCTATAAGCCGTGGAAGGAGGTGA